The Mucilaginibacter mallensis genome has a segment encoding these proteins:
- a CDS encoding DUF2147 domain-containing protein, producing MLNVFTYHNGACDDGHIYDLYSGKTYNCALKLKDGKPNIWGYIGVPLFGHSITTEKIYHFKT from the coding sequence TTGCTTAACGTTTTTACTTACCACAATGGAGCCTGTGATGATGGTCATATCTATGATCTTTATAGCGGTAAAACATACAATTGCGCCTTGAAATTAAAGGATGGCAAACCGAACATCTGGGGATACATTGGTGTACCGCTATTTGGCCATTCGATTACAACCGAAAAAATATATCACTTCAAAACTTAA
- a CDS encoding ROK family protein, whose amino-acid sequence MPDFKLLSASSIAIIKAIYFNPDSTCLEISKQVENSIPNVTKNINDLIRNGIVYENGYGDSRGGRKPLLYSLVADSLYIISVAMNQFNVQAAIMDITGSIISDIIQFDIDIYKDVNTLELVIEQVLHLFGVSPIEKNKIMAVGISMPGVIDIEKGVNKSYFKNNSKNIRDMLSERIGIPVFIDNDSAAIALAELKLGLGRTIKEIMVVNIGWGIGLGMIVNGKIFRGSTGYAGEFSHIPLFKNGKVCRCGKVGCLETETSLIIIANKARAEIAELQALNTGNILEIINAVFALAREGSPAAIKLITEAGYHLGQAIAILIHIMNPQVVVLSGKGREAGRVWLAPIEQAINELCIPTLLNESGVVLSPIEKFAQLKGTAGMVIENLDDVLLKNEMNKKQLTHH is encoded by the coding sequence ATGCCGGATTTCAAGCTCTTGTCGGCAAGTTCAATTGCCATTATTAAAGCAATTTATTTTAATCCCGATTCAACGTGCCTGGAAATTAGTAAGCAGGTTGAAAACAGCATACCTAATGTTACCAAAAACATAAACGACCTGATTAGAAACGGGATAGTCTATGAAAATGGCTATGGCGACTCGCGCGGGGGCCGGAAGCCGCTGCTGTACTCGCTGGTAGCGGATAGTTTATACATTATAAGTGTGGCCATGAACCAATTTAATGTACAGGCCGCTATCATGGATATTACCGGCAGTATTATTTCAGATATTATTCAGTTCGACATTGATATTTACAAAGATGTTAACACACTTGAATTGGTAATAGAACAAGTTTTGCATCTCTTTGGGGTTTCGCCTATTGAAAAGAATAAAATTATGGCGGTCGGGATATCAATGCCGGGTGTTATTGATATAGAAAAGGGTGTAAATAAAAGTTATTTCAAAAATAATTCAAAAAATATCAGGGATATGCTTTCTGAAAGGATAGGTATTCCTGTTTTTATAGATAATGATTCGGCTGCTATAGCTTTAGCCGAATTGAAGTTAGGCTTAGGACGAACCATAAAAGAAATTATGGTTGTAAATATAGGCTGGGGAATTGGGCTGGGCATGATTGTTAACGGCAAGATCTTTCGTGGCTCTACAGGTTATGCCGGTGAATTTAGCCATATCCCATTATTTAAGAATGGCAAAGTATGCCGCTGTGGTAAAGTAGGTTGTTTAGAAACAGAAACCTCCCTTATTATTATTGCAAACAAAGCAAGGGCAGAAATTGCAGAGCTTCAGGCACTAAACACCGGCAATATACTGGAAATTATTAATGCAGTTTTCGCGCTTGCAAGAGAAGGTAGTCCGGCAGCAATTAAATTAATTACAGAAGCGGGATATCATTTAGGCCAGGCTATCGCTATTCTTATCCATATCATGAACCCCCAGGTGGTGGTTTTAAGCGGAAAGGGGCGCGAGGCCGGAAGGGTATGGCTTGCTCCTATTGAGCAGGCAATAAATGAGTTATGTATCCCCACCTTACTTAATGAAAGCGGTGTAGTACTATCACCAATTGAAAAATTCGCACAATTAAAAGGTACTGCAGGTATGGTTATAGAAAACCTTGATGATGTGTTGTTAAAAAATGAAATGAACAAAAAGCAATTAACCCATCATTAA
- a CDS encoding RNA polymerase sigma factor, whose product MEFNENELIQKISEDDSIAFEALYNHYRMDIYRFIYKFIKAPELSDDLCQEIFIRIWENRHSLVVIKSFKPYLYTITKNHTLNFLKRASVDSKAMGIIYSSISEKRNEMEDNLITNEYLNYLRNILNTLPPQSREVFKLCRQQGHSYDEVAKLLGISRSCVKKHMVRSMRTLKLSVVKEFGISLSLFFILIKF is encoded by the coding sequence ATGGAATTTAATGAAAATGAACTAATACAAAAAATATCGGAGGACGATAGTATTGCTTTTGAGGCATTATATAATCATTACAGGATGGATATATACAGGTTCATCTATAAATTTATTAAAGCGCCTGAATTATCAGACGATCTTTGCCAGGAGATATTTATACGGATATGGGAGAACCGCCATAGCCTTGTGGTAATAAAGAGTTTTAAACCCTATCTGTATACCATAACTAAAAATCATACATTAAACTTCCTAAAAAGAGCATCCGTCGACTCAAAGGCCATGGGTATTATCTATTCTTCCATAAGTGAAAAAAGGAATGAGATGGAGGATAATTTAATAACAAACGAATACCTGAACTATTTACGAAATATTTTAAATACACTCCCACCCCAAAGTCGCGAAGTATTTAAACTATGCCGGCAGCAAGGGCATAGCTATGATGAAGTTGCAAAATTGCTTGGCATATCGCGCAGCTGCGTTAAAAAACATATGGTGCGTTCCATGCGCACATTAAAGCTTTCGGTAGTAAAAGAGTTTGGTATCTCTTTAAGCTTGTTCTTCATATTAATTAAATTTTAA
- a CDS encoding FecR family protein has translation MDEKEFQQKLIQRYLNNQCTDEELEAFFHLIEKGLITDALIQEMDVLLNTDEDTSHQDVQLYPDAEKRKLNLRRLLGYAAMLLLCFSTCFYFVQHRIHPINTAELVKYDTVETQRGEIKRIELADKSVLFLNAHSRLRYPEKFSNKLREVDLLEGEVYCAIYHDKNKPFIVRSGNINTQVLGTAFNISFYKYLKSVSISVTQGKVSVTAPGQNSKLNKSILLPGDKISINKLSGKTTYSKIAMADDAMGWTSGKLIFDNKSLGEVANVLSDRFNTEIGFADNSIMHYHITATFNSTDHLLDIIKMLCISNKLRYHVTDKKIVLMFN, from the coding sequence ATGGATGAGAAGGAATTTCAACAAAAATTAATACAACGCTATTTAAATAATCAATGCACCGATGAGGAGCTTGAAGCTTTTTTTCATTTGATTGAAAAAGGCCTGATAACAGATGCGCTGATACAGGAGATGGATGTATTATTAAATACTGATGAAGACACAAGTCATCAAGATGTACAGCTATACCCGGATGCTGAAAAAAGAAAATTGAACCTAAGAAGGCTTTTAGGATATGCCGCAATGTTGTTGCTTTGTTTTTCAACGTGTTTTTATTTCGTTCAACACCGTATTCACCCAATCAATACTGCTGAGCTTGTAAAGTATGACACAGTAGAAACCCAAAGAGGTGAAATTAAAAGAATAGAGCTTGCTGATAAGTCGGTATTATTTTTAAATGCACATAGCCGGTTACGTTATCCCGAAAAGTTCAGCAATAAGCTCCGCGAGGTTGATCTTTTGGAAGGAGAGGTTTATTGTGCTATCTATCATGATAAAAACAAACCATTTATTGTACGATCGGGCAACATCAACACACAGGTTTTAGGAACAGCTTTTAATATCAGTTTCTATAAATACCTTAAATCTGTTAGTATTTCAGTTACCCAGGGAAAAGTTTCTGTTACAGCTCCCGGCCAAAACAGCAAGCTGAATAAGTCAATTTTATTACCAGGTGATAAAATTTCCATTAACAAATTATCAGGCAAAACAACGTATTCCAAAATTGCCATGGCCGATGATGCAATGGGCTGGACAAGCGGTAAACTAATATTTGATAACAAGAGCCTGGGTGAAGTTGCCAATGTTTTGAGCGACAGGTTCAACACAGAGATTGGGTTTGCTGATAATAGCATAATGCATTATCATATAACGGCAACTTTTAATAGCACAGATCACCTTTTGGATATCATTAAAATGCTGTGCATTTCAAATAAGTTAAGATACCATGTAACTGACAAGAAAATAGTTTTAATGTTTAATTAA
- a CDS encoding SusC/RagA family TonB-linked outer membrane protein — translation MKNYARGILSDIFRIMKYTSYIFLIVVLTSQLLWASSSNGQTVKDVRIDITLQNKSLKEAFSQISKKAGFEFIYNEGMVKPYQEVNISAKNKTIADILGMLLLNTRLEYREQQDKIIVIEKPIVERPITIPVTGKVVDEKGSPLFGATVSIKGTATGTRTDENGIFKLDVADKKAIIVVSYIGYQKKEIPVIDQTTFNIALGPLDNKLNDVVVTSFGIKQQQKALGYATSTISAKDITEAGSTNFASALYGKAAGVIVRTQPGGASSAVSIQIRGINSINYNQPPLYVVDGVIIRNQQQYGQAGFNNSGFYTDQRIEGNGILDINPDDIESINILKGGSATALYGSDGESGVIVITTKKGIKGKGPTVDFNYYGTEEQAAFLPNYQNVYGQGYPVDVNLEVGASADGTFPDANSPSGWRPNFRAYADFGPKMLGQKVQWWDGSIQSYSPQPNNYKDIFRTGFSSSANVSLSNKTENSDYRISYTRLDYDGIQRESGVHKNTFGLNSSLILNKAVSVDLVANYVNTITDNRPYQTNRLADSFDGFFGREEHMGLVEQKYLTSDGFEYVPYNQTQRNPAEAFIFNVRPNLYDYFFSTLKDQYTETENRLYSSATLNWEIIKDLKLRLRMGNDYTARNTDAENYNNYPVAFNTGGTSTGAYNVSSGIYSILYGDALLSYSKKIVKNFTATLTGGFTARHESYLDQASGTTQGLVTENFFSLSNSTGILSTSYQRQYLIKKGTFGLLDLSFKDYLFLEAAYRQEVSSTLPPQNNTYYYPAINGSFVFSDLLRKSLPSFLSYGKLRLSYTQNGNPAPIYTSNIAYSQTSLQTINGSVPQLSIPSAYGNNTLQPERKHEYEIGTELRFLNDRLGADVSFYTNKINNQILGLSTAPSNGAASQIVNVGTIGTKGLDVALNATPILTGNFKWDLRLNYSFFNTKVYALAPDVKELIMPGSSFEGGAIKIVARPGEELGNIYAYPIKTLNGKPLVDANGYYDNDQTRYVKSGNINPKAAGGISNTFTYKSFSLTTLVDYRFGGQLISTPLKYGISAGMYTSTLKYRDTQDGGLTYYTNANGVNVQLPSSATSGPTGQTVYHDGLIQSGVLADGKPNNIIISAADYYFNQFDAGDPNSVNQGTAIYNNSYIKLREVALGYYLPKSLVKNLGLSKIRFSLIGRNLLYIYRTLKNLDPETTLGNQWYNQGIDNGSIPSTRSYGFSLNATF, via the coding sequence ATGAAAAATTATGCCCGGGGCATACTATCAGATATTTTCCGTATTATGAAGTATACGTCTTATATTTTCTTAATCGTTGTATTAACGTCTCAATTACTTTGGGCGAGTTCATCTAATGGCCAAACTGTTAAAGATGTCAGGATAGATATAACTCTCCAAAACAAGTCATTAAAGGAAGCCTTTTCACAAATAAGTAAAAAGGCTGGATTTGAATTTATTTACAATGAAGGTATGGTTAAGCCCTACCAGGAAGTCAATATATCAGCAAAAAATAAAACGATAGCTGATATATTGGGTATGTTACTGCTTAACACCAGGCTTGAGTATAGGGAACAGCAGGATAAAATAATAGTTATTGAAAAGCCTATTGTTGAACGGCCAATTACTATCCCTGTTACCGGTAAGGTTGTAGATGAAAAAGGCAGTCCATTGTTTGGTGCTACGGTATCTATAAAGGGAACTGCAACAGGTACACGTACTGACGAAAACGGCATTTTTAAATTAGATGTAGCTGATAAAAAAGCCATTATAGTAGTTTCTTATATCGGTTATCAAAAAAAGGAAATTCCTGTAATTGATCAAACAACATTTAATATAGCGTTGGGTCCTTTGGACAATAAGCTTAATGACGTAGTTGTAACTTCTTTTGGTATAAAACAACAGCAAAAAGCGTTGGGTTATGCAACAAGCACCATAAGCGCGAAAGACATTACCGAAGCGGGAAGTACCAATTTTGCGTCGGCCTTATATGGAAAGGCAGCCGGTGTAATTGTAAGGACACAGCCCGGTGGCGCCAGCAGTGCGGTTAGTATACAAATCCGTGGTATCAACTCTATCAATTATAACCAACCCCCGTTATATGTGGTTGATGGGGTGATTATACGTAATCAACAGCAATACGGCCAGGCCGGATTTAACAACAGCGGTTTTTATACCGACCAAAGGATTGAAGGCAATGGTATATTAGACATTAACCCTGATGATATTGAATCAATAAATATACTTAAAGGTGGTAGTGCTACAGCATTATATGGTTCTGATGGTGAAAGTGGTGTAATTGTTATTACTACTAAAAAAGGGATAAAAGGCAAAGGGCCGACAGTTGATTTCAATTATTACGGCACTGAAGAGCAGGCTGCCTTTTTGCCGAATTATCAAAACGTATATGGACAAGGTTACCCGGTTGATGTAAATTTAGAAGTTGGTGCCAGTGCTGACGGCACTTTTCCTGATGCTAATTCTCCATCAGGATGGCGCCCGAACTTTAGGGCTTATGCTGATTTTGGCCCTAAGATGCTTGGACAAAAGGTACAATGGTGGGATGGCTCCATACAATCCTACTCCCCTCAGCCAAACAATTACAAGGATATCTTCCGTACCGGTTTTAGTTCCAGTGCAAATGTATCCTTATCAAATAAAACTGAAAACTCCGATTATAGAATATCATATACCAGGCTGGATTATGATGGTATACAAAGGGAATCGGGTGTCCATAAAAACACCTTTGGCTTAAACAGCAGCTTAATCCTGAACAAAGCTGTAAGCGTTGACCTGGTTGCTAATTACGTAAATACGATAACCGATAATCGTCCGTATCAAACCAACAGGCTGGCCGATTCATTCGATGGTTTTTTTGGACGTGAAGAGCATATGGGTTTGGTAGAGCAGAAATATCTTACCAGTGACGGCTTTGAATATGTGCCTTACAATCAAACCCAGCGTAATCCCGCCGAGGCTTTTATATTTAACGTTAGGCCAAATTTATATGATTATTTTTTCAGTACACTAAAAGACCAATATACAGAGACCGAAAATAGGTTGTATTCAAGCGCTACATTAAACTGGGAAATCATCAAGGACCTGAAATTAAGATTAAGAATGGGTAATGATTATACCGCCCGTAATACAGACGCTGAAAATTATAACAATTACCCGGTAGCATTTAATACCGGCGGTACCAGTACAGGTGCTTACAATGTATCATCAGGCATTTATTCAATATTATACGGTGACGCGTTATTAAGCTACAGCAAGAAAATCGTTAAAAATTTCACCGCTACATTAACAGGTGGTTTCACGGCCAGGCACGAAAGCTATCTTGATCAGGCATCAGGCACAACACAGGGCTTGGTAACAGAGAATTTCTTTTCGCTTAGCAATTCAACAGGAATTCTTAGTACTTCCTATCAAAGGCAATACCTAATAAAAAAAGGAACCTTTGGTTTGCTGGATCTTTCTTTTAAGGATTACTTGTTTTTAGAGGCCGCCTATCGTCAGGAGGTTTCATCAACATTGCCACCACAGAATAACACCTATTATTATCCTGCTATTAACGGAAGTTTTGTTTTTAGTGATCTGCTTAGAAAAAGCTTGCCATCGTTTTTAAGCTATGGTAAACTGAGGCTTTCTTATACACAGAACGGTAATCCTGCGCCTATATATACATCAAACATTGCCTATTCACAAACTTCGTTGCAAACCATTAACGGATCAGTACCGCAACTTAGCATACCATCGGCTTACGGTAACAATACCTTACAGCCGGAAAGAAAACATGAATATGAAATTGGTACCGAATTACGTTTCTTAAATGATAGGTTAGGTGCTGACGTAAGTTTTTATACAAACAAGATCAACAACCAGATCTTAGGGCTATCAACAGCTCCCAGTAACGGGGCTGCCAGCCAGATTGTTAACGTAGGTACAATAGGCACTAAAGGCCTCGACGTTGCCTTAAACGCTACACCTATCCTTACAGGGAACTTTAAGTGGGACCTAAGACTTAATTATTCATTCTTTAACACAAAAGTATATGCCCTTGCCCCTGATGTGAAAGAATTAATTATGCCGGGTTCAAGTTTTGAAGGTGGTGCTATTAAGATTGTTGCAAGGCCGGGCGAAGAATTAGGCAATATATATGCTTATCCTATTAAAACGTTAAATGGCAAACCTTTAGTGGATGCTAACGGATATTATGATAATGACCAAACTCGTTATGTAAAATCAGGGAATATTAATCCTAAGGCTGCGGGAGGTATATCCAATACCTTTACCTATAAAAGCTTTTCGTTAACTACATTGGTTGATTACAGGTTTGGTGGTCAATTGATCTCAACTCCTTTAAAATACGGCATAAGCGCCGGTATGTATACAAGCACACTTAAATACAGGGATACCCAGGATGGTGGTTTAACTTATTATACCAATGCTAACGGCGTAAATGTACAACTGCCATCAAGCGCAACATCCGGGCCGACTGGTCAAACTGTATACCATGATGGTTTAATACAATCAGGAGTTTTAGCAGATGGGAAACCTAATAACATCATCATTTCAGCAGCTGATTATTATTTTAATCAATTTGATGCAGGTGATCCTAATTCAGTAAACCAGGGGACAGCTATCTATAACAACAGTTATATTAAGCTTCGCGAGGTTGCTTTAGGGTACTATTTGCCAAAAAGTCTTGTTAAAAATCTGGGATTGTCGAAAATAAGGTTCTCATTAATTGGCCGCAACCTTTTATACATATACCGTACGCTTAAAAACCTTGATCCTGAAACTACTTTAGGAAATCAATGGTACAACCAGGGTATCGACAATGGTTCAATACCATCAACAAGGAGCTATGGATTTTCATTGAACGCCACTTTTTAA
- a CDS encoding SusD/RagB family nutrient-binding outer membrane lipoprotein has product MKKIFIYTSVLLTLAVSFSACKKTIDQDYLNPELSTKPIISGFFTEMLNSDRVRPAYWNLRTYFFPQLSVYAQTTTFDNGPGLYQQSDSYVGNYWSDYYYPAGNGSGPMAVYRSMQVAYAGLSTANQADQEVYLEAAKIVLDDRTAKMIDAFGDIPFSQAGNLETASTIKNPVFDDQKALYLSLISDLNDDATYFGSVKLDGNVQSAFSKADILNQGSVLKWQEYANSVRLRLLMRISYYDESTAKAAVTTMLSSPASYPLIDGAGVADYSPATTDILLQPLTTTTSSTLYSALTEIDSYWAPDYKLNTVMLPANDPRIPVMFDKYGSTVNGVFVPNTSYRAMPVTYGTGQQDTAYSHYSIVDSATFLNNIKMPGIVITASEVNFLKAEAYERWGLGVAANAYNLALNQSVYFYQYLNSIGGGTVATPTDAAIATWEASPTVSYTTATDQTHKLALIWIQKWVHFGFLQSDEAWAEFRRTKYPVLTFPVSSPSDYANAPTRLLYPTVETTYNTNYNSIKAKDTRTTKIFWDVK; this is encoded by the coding sequence ATGAAAAAGATATTTATATATACATCTGTTTTGCTTACGCTGGCTGTATCGTTTAGCGCATGCAAAAAAACGATTGATCAGGATTATCTTAATCCCGAGCTATCAACAAAACCTATTATCAGCGGGTTCTTTACTGAAATGTTAAACAGCGACCGTGTTAGGCCCGCCTATTGGAACCTGCGTACCTATTTCTTCCCCCAGCTTTCGGTTTACGCGCAAACCACAACATTTGATAATGGCCCGGGCTTGTATCAGCAAAGTGATTCATATGTTGGCAATTATTGGTCTGATTATTACTATCCGGCCGGTAACGGTAGCGGCCCTATGGCAGTATATCGATCAATGCAAGTGGCCTACGCGGGCCTTTCAACAGCAAACCAGGCAGATCAGGAAGTATATTTAGAAGCTGCAAAAATAGTTCTGGATGACAGAACCGCTAAAATGATTGATGCTTTTGGCGATATTCCTTTTTCGCAGGCGGGTAACCTGGAAACCGCAAGTACTATAAAGAATCCGGTATTTGACGACCAGAAAGCCCTTTACTTATCATTGATTAGCGATCTGAATGATGATGCCACCTACTTTGGATCTGTAAAATTAGATGGCAACGTACAATCGGCTTTTAGCAAAGCTGATATATTAAACCAGGGCAGCGTACTTAAATGGCAGGAATATGCAAATTCTGTACGCTTACGGCTGTTAATGCGCATATCCTATTATGATGAATCAACAGCAAAGGCGGCAGTAACAACCATGCTAAGCAGCCCGGCCTCCTACCCATTGATTGATGGTGCAGGTGTGGCAGATTATAGCCCTGCAACTACGGATATACTTTTACAGCCTTTAACAACTACAACCAGTAGTACATTATATTCAGCATTAACAGAAATTGATAGCTACTGGGCACCGGATTATAAGTTAAATACTGTAATGTTACCTGCAAACGATCCACGCATACCGGTTATGTTTGACAAATACGGTTCAACCGTTAATGGCGTATTTGTTCCAAACACTAGCTACAGGGCAATGCCTGTAACTTATGGAACAGGACAGCAGGATACCGCTTATTCGCATTATTCAATTGTTGATTCTGCTACATTTTTAAATAACATTAAAATGCCAGGTATAGTTATAACAGCATCTGAAGTTAACTTCCTTAAAGCAGAAGCTTATGAGCGCTGGGGTTTGGGGGTTGCAGCAAATGCCTATAACCTGGCCTTAAACCAGTCGGTTTACTTTTATCAGTATCTGAATAGTATAGGAGGCGGCACAGTAGCAACACCAACTGATGCTGCCATAGCCACCTGGGAAGCGAGCCCTACTGTAAGTTATACTACAGCAACTGATCAAACTCATAAGCTTGCTTTAATATGGATCCAAAAATGGGTGCATTTTGGTTTTCTACAGTCAGACGAGGCATGGGCGGAATTCCGTAGGACTAAGTACCCGGTTTTAACTTTTCCCGTATCCAGTCCATCGGATTATGCGAATGCCCCAACAAGGCTATTATATCCAACGGTTGAAACTACTTATAATACGAATTATAACAGCATAAAAGCTAAAGATACCAGAACAACCAAAATATTTTGGGATGTTAAATAG